Proteins from a genomic interval of Indicator indicator isolate 239-I01 chromosome 19, UM_Iind_1.1, whole genome shotgun sequence:
- the CENPN gene encoding centromere protein N: protein MDETVAEYIRRTVLKIPRDEIKSMLQKWGFLSEAQLQTINFHQIKDNISQEVVHLCEENSADIKQAAVLDIIYNSIYPNKRVWSVYQMQKTGEEPEIFDLQSFKKKFKRRLLSALENVTINLRECEDNAIWIRIAWGTPYTKPNQYKTSYVVYHSQTPYVFISASVLKSNLPLLCQALVVASSYHGIREMELRSHSLNSLKDIVFKRYSQNFQTYCPRPVQERNGEPESADLRIIQENRSEKERIQRVTWEIFGDGPQPQLEFAQYKLETMFKSDPRMEVLDKEEPFRCLVKFSSPHLLESLKSLVPAGMADAPLSPLLTCITQKARNNFKIKEKKGFFPGSFVSP, encoded by the exons ATGGATGAGACTGTTGCTGAGTACATTCGAAGGACTGTACTGAAAATCCCCCGAGATGAAATCAAATCAATGCTACAGAAATGGGGCTTTCTCTCTGAGGCGCAGCTGCAAACCATAAACTTCCACCAGATAAAGGACAACATTTCTCAAGAAGTTGTTCATCTCTGTGAG GAAAATTCTGCAGACATAAAGCAAGCAGCTGTCCTAGACATCATtt ACAACTCCATCTATCCAAACAAAAGAGTGTGGAGTGTTTACCAAATGCAGAAAACAg GGGAAGAACCAGAAATTTTTGATTTACAAAGtttcaaaaaaaaatttaaaagacgaCTTCTGTCAGCCTTGGAAAAT GTCACCATCAATTTAAGAGAATGTGAGGATAACGCAATCTGGATTAGGATTGCCTGGGGGACACCGtatacaaaaccaaaccaatacaAGACCAGCTATGTTGTATACCATTCACAGACTCCTTATGTCTTCATTTCTGCTTCAGTGCTTAAAAGCAACTTGCCTCTGCTGTGTCAG gcCCTGGTTGTTGCTTCCAGTTACCATGGCATCCGGGAAATGGAGCTTCGAAGTCATTCTTTAAACTCCCTTAAAGATATTGTGTTTAAGAGATATAGCCAG aACTTCCAAACTTATTGTCCAAGACCTGTACAAGAAAGGAATGGAGAACCAGAAAGTG cAGATTTAAGGATAAttcaagaaaacagaagtgagaaagaaagaatacaGAGAGTGACTTGGGAGATTTTTGGTGATGGTCCCCAACCACAACTTGAATTTGCACAATATAAG CTTGAGACGATGTTTAAAAGTGATCCTAGAATGGAAGTTTTGGATAAAGAAGAACCATTCAGATGTCTGGTCAAGTTTTCTAGTCCACATCTTTTAGAATCACTGAAATCCTTGGTGCCAGCAG GTATGGCTGATGCACCACTTTCACCACTGCTTACATGTATAACACAAAAAGCTAGGaataatttcaaaattaaagagaaaaaaggtttCTTCCCAGGAAGCTTTGTAAGCCCTTAA